In a genomic window of Zingiber officinale cultivar Zhangliang chromosome 9B, Zo_v1.1, whole genome shotgun sequence:
- the LOC122025421 gene encoding dCTP pyrophosphatase 1-like, whose product MAGKEVVTLESLRKKMADFARERDWEQFHSPRNLLLALVGEVGELSEIFQWKGEVAKGLPDWGEEEKQHLGEELSDVLLYLVRLSDMCGVDLGEAALRKLDLNAAKYPVHLCKASSMKRTYNSSGANENPQSGGAPEGSEL is encoded by the exons ATGGCAGGAAAGGAGGTTGTAACCCtcgagagcttgaggaagaaaatggcAGATTTTGCAAGGGAGAGGGACTGGGAGCAATTCCACAGCCCCAGAAACCTCCTCCTTGCTCTG GTGGGAGAGGTTGGGGAGTTGTCTGAGATCTTTCAGTGGAAAGGTGAGGTAGCCAAGGGGCTACCGGACTGGGGGGAGGAGGAGAAGCAACACCTGGGGGAGGAGCTCTCAGATGTGCTGCTCTACCTTGTGAGGCTCTCAGATATGTGTGGAGTGGACCTGGGTGAGGCAGCCCTTAGGAAGCTGGATCTCAATGCCGCCAAGTACCCAGTCCACCTCTGCAAGGCCTCCTCCATGAAGCGCACCTACAATTCTTCCGGTGCAAACGAGAATCCCCAAAGTGGAGGAGCCCCAGAGGGCTCTGAACTCTGA